From Marivirga harenae, one genomic window encodes:
- a CDS encoding glycoside hydrolase family 16 protein encodes MRYVFIIGLLLFFSQCKEQDDYLIWSDEFDGSGLPNSKFWNITEGNGCPDLCGFGNNEAQYYTKNAENLRLEDGKLIINALEDNEKGFTSAKITTREISDWKYGYIEVRAKLPIGKGSWPAIWMLPTVEGKMDWPRDGEIDIMEYVGYNPGTVYGTIHTENYNHTKGTEKSDSIKLKDAHKVFHTYAIQWTEQKIEWLVDDVPYHAVYKNGEGKSGWPFDHEFHLILNLAVGGNWGGKHGIDEASFPQEFVIDYVRVYSQKPDLPK; translated from the coding sequence ATGAGATATGTCTTTATAATCGGCCTTCTATTATTTTTTAGCCAATGCAAGGAGCAGGATGATTATTTGATTTGGTCTGATGAATTTGATGGAAGTGGATTGCCCAATTCAAAATTTTGGAATATAACAGAAGGAAATGGTTGTCCAGATTTATGTGGGTTCGGAAACAATGAAGCACAATACTATACCAAAAACGCTGAAAATCTTAGATTAGAGGATGGTAAACTAATTATTAATGCTTTAGAGGACAACGAAAAAGGGTTTACTTCAGCAAAAATTACCACCAGAGAAATAAGTGATTGGAAATACGGATATATCGAAGTTAGGGCAAAATTACCCATAGGTAAAGGTTCATGGCCTGCAATTTGGATGTTACCCACCGTTGAGGGCAAAATGGATTGGCCGAGAGATGGTGAAATAGATATTATGGAGTATGTTGGTTATAATCCAGGGACAGTCTATGGAACCATTCACACCGAAAACTATAATCATACAAAAGGTACGGAAAAATCAGATTCAATAAAGCTCAAAGATGCACATAAAGTCTTTCATACTTATGCTATTCAATGGACGGAACAAAAAATTGAATGGTTGGTCGATGATGTCCCTTATCATGCTGTCTATAAAAATGGTGAGGGAAAATCGGGATGGCCTTTTGATCATGAATTTCATTTAATTTTGAATTTAGCAGTCGGTGGAAATTGGGGTGGAAAACACGGTATTGACGAAGCTAGTTTTCCTCAAGAATTTGTGATTGACTATGTAAGGGTTTATTCACAGAAACCTGATTTACCGAAATAA
- a CDS encoding 1-acyl-sn-glycerol-3-phosphate acyltransferase — MALYLARFILWLGGWKVSAKIPPNVKKAVMIAAPHTSNWDLIWARSAFYILKIPVRYTVKKELLKGPLKWILNAFGAIGIDRTHKGGKKQSMTEAMIQLFDEREELVILVTPEGTRSYQPEWKTGFYRVAEGAGVPILCGYLDYENKIAGVGPSFSTNGDMFEIIEKIKDFYRPIKGKYPEKGVR, encoded by the coding sequence ATGGCGCTTTATTTAGCTCGATTTATTCTTTGGCTCGGTGGTTGGAAAGTATCCGCGAAAATACCTCCAAATGTTAAAAAAGCAGTAATGATCGCTGCGCCTCACACTTCAAATTGGGATTTGATCTGGGCAAGATCTGCCTTTTACATTCTCAAAATACCTGTACGTTACACTGTTAAGAAAGAACTATTAAAAGGTCCTTTGAAATGGATTTTGAATGCTTTTGGTGCTATTGGAATAGACAGGACACACAAAGGCGGTAAAAAACAATCCATGACAGAGGCAATGATTCAGCTTTTTGATGAACGTGAGGAGCTAGTTATATTAGTAACACCTGAAGGTACTCGAAGTTATCAACCTGAATGGAAAACTGGTTTTTATAGAGTAGCTGAAGGTGCTGGTGTACCAATATTATGTGGATATTTAGACTATGAAAATAAAATAGCTGGAGTCGGTCCTAGTTTCTCAACAAATGGAGATATGTTTGAAATTATTGAAAAGATCAAAGATTTTTATAGACCGATCAAAGGAAAATATCCAGAAAAAGGGGTGCGCTAA
- a CDS encoding RagB/SusD family nutrient uptake outer membrane protein: MKKILYTITFISIFGLFTSCDDKLEIDPLYAQDADNFFNTPEDYQRALIGAYDLLQTSYLTQWIGEIASDNAIAGGESVNDTRGLHEIETMTHGGVNEELRSVLRYNYAGITRVNYIFENQEKIDFEGKDQILAEAYFLRAYYYFELTKFFGAVPLIIDRRIGIEEATSIERAAASDIYSQIEADLISSHEVLDWSNPVKGRVTKGAALALLGKVYLYQDKFTEAAEIFDRVIDEGPYGLVEVNTSEDFAALFSVNEEGNQESVFEIQYTGLEGGSYDCFVCLEGNVAVGFHGIRQYSGPIYGDGNSYNLPTQDLYDEFDPSDIRRNGTILDIEAFATSNPSVSYAVGGGGHTGYFNNKYIKRSAELGLPDNDLTSPVNYRVIRFADVLLMAAEAHNRKSGANDALAQSYLNQVRQRAGMPAISASGQSLTAAIWKERRLELSGEGYRFWDLVRTGQAAAQIDGFESNKNELFPIPQTEIDLAGGTWDQNQGY, encoded by the coding sequence ATGAAAAAGATTTTATATACAATTACATTTATAAGCATATTCGGGCTTTTCACCTCTTGTGACGATAAGCTAGAAATTGATCCTTTATATGCACAAGATGCCGATAACTTTTTTAATACACCTGAAGATTATCAGCGTGCCTTGATAGGGGCTTATGATTTATTACAAACTTCATATTTAACACAATGGATAGGAGAAATTGCTTCTGATAATGCGATTGCTGGTGGCGAGAGTGTTAATGATACTCGTGGATTACACGAAATTGAAACGATGACTCATGGTGGGGTTAATGAAGAATTAAGAAGTGTTCTCAGATATAACTATGCCGGTATTACGAGAGTAAATTACATTTTTGAAAATCAGGAGAAGATTGATTTTGAAGGTAAGGATCAAATCTTGGCGGAAGCTTATTTTCTGAGAGCTTACTATTATTTTGAATTAACAAAGTTTTTTGGAGCAGTGCCATTAATCATTGACCGAAGGATCGGTATTGAGGAAGCCACTTCTATTGAAAGAGCAGCAGCTAGTGATATATATAGTCAGATTGAAGCTGATTTAATTTCTTCTCATGAAGTACTAGATTGGAGCAATCCTGTCAAAGGAAGGGTGACCAAAGGCGCTGCCCTAGCCCTTTTAGGGAAAGTTTATCTTTATCAGGATAAATTTACTGAAGCGGCTGAAATTTTTGACCGGGTAATTGATGAAGGTCCATACGGATTGGTTGAAGTAAACACCTCCGAGGATTTTGCAGCATTATTTAGCGTGAATGAAGAGGGAAACCAAGAGTCAGTTTTTGAAATTCAGTACACCGGCCTAGAAGGGGGATCTTATGATTGTTTTGTTTGCTTAGAAGGTAATGTTGCTGTGGGGTTCCACGGGATTAGACAATATAGCGGACCGATTTATGGTGATGGTAACAGTTACAATTTGCCTACTCAAGATCTTTATGATGAATTTGATCCTTCTGACATCAGGAGGAATGGAACAATTCTAGACATAGAAGCCTTTGCCACATCTAACCCTAGTGTAAGCTATGCTGTGGGTGGGGGAGGTCATACTGGATACTTCAATAATAAATATATTAAAAGATCTGCAGAGTTAGGTTTACCAGATAATGATTTAACAAGTCCGGTAAACTACAGAGTCATCCGTTTCGCTGATGTATTATTAATGGCTGCAGAAGCTCATAATAGAAAATCAGGAGCAAATGACGCCCTCGCTCAGAGCTATTTAAATCAAGTTCGTCAACGTGCAGGAATGCCAGCTATTAGTGCTAGCGGTCAAAGCTTAACTGCCGCAATTTGGAAAGAAAGAAGATTAGAGCTTTCCGGGGAAGGATACCGCTTCTGGGACCTGGTGCGAACAGGTCAGGCTGCTGCGCAAATTGACGGATTTGAGTCTAATAAAAATGAGCTTTTCCCAATACCACAAACCGAAATCGATTTGGCCGGTGGCACTTGGGATCAAAATCAAGGATACTAA
- a CDS encoding sugar porter family MFS transporter yields MSKKGLLILIASVAALGGLLFGYDTGVINGTQYYFSKYFELSSAMKGWVVSSALLGCLVGALIAGPMTTKIGRKVTLIFSAALFTISAAGSGLPPFLPESVGLLVFFRVVGGLAIGLASMAAPTYIAEISPRDKRGVLVTFYQLAVVTGFFVVFLATYYIGESYATEQGKIDSGWRWMFWSELIPCIIFFVLTLFIPKSPRWLVLVGRDEEAKKVLDSLHEEKEAEIELSEIKLSLAKERKVEKTKVNLFQRGALAIILIGSLLSLFQQLTGINAVLYYGGDIFEKALGYTQDDVLAQQILLGAVNFVFTFVAMFTVDKLGRKPLIMIGSFGMLTGFILLGGSLYFEQVGLISLIGVLLFIASFAMSMGPVTWVLLSEMFPNKIRSIAMSIAVAVQWGGNYLVSQSFPIIADSQHNEVVWNKSLPYVIFGACILLLIIFTNKYIIETKGRSLEELEDIWADKYGKIKS; encoded by the coding sequence ATGTCGAAGAAAGGACTTTTAATACTAATCGCGTCAGTTGCTGCCTTAGGTGGTTTACTCTTTGGTTATGACACAGGTGTTATAAACGGCACCCAGTATTATTTTAGTAAATATTTTGAATTAAGTTCTGCCATGAAGGGTTGGGTAGTGAGTAGTGCTTTGCTAGGGTGTCTCGTTGGGGCACTGATTGCTGGGCCTATGACTACAAAGATTGGCCGTAAAGTAACACTTATTTTTTCAGCGGCACTTTTCACAATTTCTGCAGCAGGTTCTGGTTTACCCCCGTTTTTACCTGAGAGTGTTGGTTTATTAGTTTTCTTTAGGGTTGTAGGGGGATTAGCTATTGGATTGGCTTCCATGGCTGCACCAACCTACATTGCTGAAATATCACCAAGAGATAAAAGAGGAGTATTGGTGACATTCTATCAATTGGCTGTAGTAACTGGTTTTTTTGTGGTTTTCTTAGCAACTTATTATATCGGTGAAAGCTATGCTACTGAACAAGGTAAAATAGATTCAGGCTGGCGATGGATGTTTTGGTCTGAATTAATCCCATGTATTATCTTTTTTGTCCTTACTTTATTCATTCCTAAAAGCCCTAGATGGTTGGTATTGGTTGGAAGAGATGAAGAAGCTAAAAAAGTGTTAGATTCTTTGCATGAAGAAAAAGAAGCCGAGATTGAATTATCTGAAATAAAACTTTCCTTGGCTAAAGAAAGAAAAGTTGAAAAAACTAAGGTTAATTTATTCCAAAGAGGTGCTTTAGCCATTATCTTAATTGGTTCTTTATTGTCTTTATTCCAACAATTAACGGGGATTAATGCTGTGTTATATTATGGAGGTGATATTTTTGAAAAAGCTTTAGGATATACGCAAGATGATGTATTAGCCCAACAGATTTTGCTGGGAGCTGTGAATTTTGTATTTACGTTTGTGGCTATGTTCACAGTTGATAAGCTAGGTAGAAAGCCTCTGATAATGATTGGTTCGTTCGGTATGCTTACGGGATTTATATTGTTAGGAGGTTCTCTATACTTTGAGCAAGTTGGCCTAATTTCCCTAATAGGAGTCTTATTATTCATTGCTTCATTTGCTATGAGTATGGGACCCGTTACATGGGTATTACTTTCTGAAATGTTTCCAAACAAAATCAGAAGTATTGCAATGTCAATAGCAGTGGCTGTTCAATGGGGGGGGAATTATCTTGTTTCTCAAAGTTTCCCAATTATTGCTGATAGTCAGCACAATGAAGTTGTTTGGAATAAATCTTTACCTTATGTCATTTTTGGAGCATGTATATTATTGTTGATCATATTTACAAATAAATATATCATTGAAACCAAGGGAAGAAGCCTTGAGGAACTAGAAGATATATGGGCTGATAAGTACGGTAAAATTAAATCATAA
- the bglX gene encoding beta-glucosidase BglX translates to MTRLLKKIIGVICLSLIVLSCNQPNRVEETGNRYEARVDSVLSIMTLEEKIGQLNQYSLGSEFTGPGNKKGQDSIRYQQLISGQVGSVLNLLGAENTLKMQKLVVENTRLGIPLLFAYDVIHGYQTMFPVPLAESASWNLELMEKTAQAAAAESAASGLHWTFAPMIDVTVDARWGRVMEGAGEDPYLQSEIATARINGFQGNDLSHNKTIAATAKHFAGYGYAESGKDYNSVNINNYILHNHILPPFKAASEANAASFMNAFNDINAVPATANQYLLQDILRKKWNYDGVVVSDWNSIGELVNHGVSPDLKNAAKKAISAGSEIDMEGTAYIRNLASLVEEGEIDIAAIDKAVKHVLQLKFELGLFDDPFKYSNSERENEIVGNEMHHDLAEEIAKESIVLLKNERSLLPIKSAKNIAVIGPLAKDKDTPLGNWRAQAVANSAVSLYEGLEQTFPEDVNFEYAEGVELSIGPNNFFQEQVINERDKSGFEEAKALAKKSDLVIMALGETAYMSGEGRSRADIGLPGLQKELLKEIHAVNPNIILVLMNGRPLELSWEDENIPAILEAWHLGQRAGIAIAETLVGQNNPSGKLTMSFPRQVGQIPIYYNHKTTGRPSTAPGQVFYTHHTDVDNSPLYPFGFGLSYSKFDYRQIELSQNSMTEDEEIMATVTIQNTSEVDGQEIVQLYIQDLEAEETPMIKSLKAFQKVEVKAGQTVQVEFSIKKQMLSYYKSNGDLTLEKGDFRVFIGTNSTVEQYKKFELK, encoded by the coding sequence ATGACCAGACTCCTAAAAAAAATAATTGGGGTGATTTGTCTCTCACTAATAGTTCTTTCATGCAATCAGCCTAATAGAGTCGAAGAAACAGGAAATAGATATGAAGCACGAGTTGATTCAGTGCTTTCAATAATGACTTTGGAAGAAAAAATTGGTCAATTAAATCAATATAGTTTAGGAAGCGAGTTTACGGGTCCTGGCAACAAAAAAGGGCAAGATAGTATTCGCTACCAGCAATTGATTTCTGGTCAGGTAGGCTCGGTTTTGAACCTATTGGGAGCTGAAAATACATTAAAAATGCAAAAGTTAGTAGTTGAGAATACCAGACTGGGTATTCCTTTACTATTTGCCTATGATGTAATCCATGGTTATCAAACAATGTTTCCAGTTCCCTTGGCCGAAAGTGCTTCTTGGAATCTGGAGCTAATGGAAAAAACTGCACAAGCCGCTGCAGCAGAATCGGCCGCCTCTGGCTTGCACTGGACTTTTGCTCCTATGATTGATGTGACTGTTGATGCTAGATGGGGACGAGTCATGGAAGGGGCTGGAGAAGATCCATACCTACAATCAGAAATTGCTACAGCAAGGATTAATGGTTTTCAAGGAAATGATTTGAGCCATAATAAAACCATAGCTGCGACTGCCAAACATTTTGCCGGTTATGGATACGCTGAAAGCGGTAAAGACTATAATTCAGTTAATATCAATAACTACATTCTTCACAATCATATTTTGCCTCCGTTCAAAGCTGCCAGTGAAGCAAATGCAGCAAGCTTCATGAATGCGTTTAATGATATCAATGCTGTTCCTGCCACTGCTAACCAATATTTGCTACAGGACATTCTTCGTAAAAAATGGAACTATGATGGAGTTGTTGTTTCAGATTGGAATTCCATAGGGGAGTTAGTTAATCATGGAGTGAGCCCAGATTTGAAAAATGCTGCAAAAAAAGCCATTTCTGCTGGTAGTGAGATTGACATGGAAGGAACGGCCTATATTAGAAACCTTGCTTCATTAGTGGAAGAAGGTGAAATTGACATAGCTGCAATAGATAAGGCAGTAAAACATGTCCTACAATTAAAATTTGAATTGGGTTTATTTGATGACCCTTTTAAATACTCTAATTCAGAAAGAGAAAACGAAATTGTTGGGAATGAAATGCATCATGATTTAGCGGAGGAAATAGCCAAAGAGTCTATTGTGCTTCTAAAGAACGAAAGATCTTTATTGCCCATTAAAAGTGCTAAAAACATTGCAGTAATTGGACCATTGGCAAAAGACAAAGATACACCATTAGGAAACTGGAGAGCTCAAGCTGTAGCTAACTCAGCAGTTTCGTTATATGAAGGTTTGGAACAGACTTTTCCTGAAGACGTAAATTTTGAATATGCTGAGGGAGTGGAATTATCGATTGGACCTAATAACTTCTTTCAAGAACAAGTAATTAATGAGAGAGATAAATCCGGATTCGAAGAAGCAAAAGCATTAGCCAAGAAGTCAGATTTGGTAATTATGGCTTTAGGCGAAACTGCTTATATGTCCGGTGAGGGTAGAAGTAGAGCAGACATTGGTTTACCAGGCTTGCAAAAAGAATTGCTTAAAGAAATCCATGCAGTAAATCCTAATATTATATTGGTATTAATGAATGGGAGACCATTAGAGCTGAGCTGGGAAGATGAAAATATCCCGGCCATATTGGAGGCTTGGCATCTCGGGCAAAGAGCTGGTATTGCCATTGCAGAGACTTTAGTAGGCCAAAATAATCCATCAGGAAAGTTGACGATGAGCTTTCCTCGTCAAGTCGGTCAAATACCTATTTATTATAACCATAAAACAACTGGAAGACCTTCAACAGCTCCTGGGCAAGTATTTTATACCCATCACACCGATGTGGATAATTCACCTTTATATCCTTTTGGTTTTGGCTTAAGTTATTCAAAATTTGATTATCGACAAATTGAATTATCGCAGAATTCAATGACAGAGGATGAAGAAATAATGGCCACGGTAACTATTCAAAACACTAGTGAAGTGGACGGACAAGAAATTGTACAGTTATATATTCAAGACTTAGAGGCAGAAGAAACGCCAATGATCAAGTCACTGAAGGCTTTCCAAAAGGTTGAAGTCAAAGCAGGACAAACTGTACAGGTTGAATTTTCTATAAAGAAACAGATGCTTTCATATTATAAATCAAATGGGGATTTAACGTTGGAAAAAGGTGATTTCAGAGTCTTTATAGGCACGAACTCAACTGTAGAGCAATACAAAAAATTTGAGTTAAAATGA
- a CDS encoding PKD domain-containing protein produces the protein MKHLFGKFMMIAAIFVLMSCDEEEEPTLVDPPTEADAAFTFQATAESDNILEFTASVDGFNRYVWDLGNGESADESATVTGTYSNAGSYEVTLTVFNDGGSASNTQEIEIAETDPTLLDNALYNLLTGGVDGGGSKTWAVDSASAGHFGVGPSPENGDYDGDYPKYYAAGVNEKVGAGMYNDRYTFILADFGFDMATQGDIYLNAQQEEQFPDAYDPGVGDLTAPFTPAENLNWNLSFPAEGEEGDTTLSINEDGFIGYYTGVQTYKVVSISENELFLQFEDAANADLVWYLRLVPEGFDSNPGGSVKATLPIGFETQTPDLSSFEGNEASIVENPDQSGINTSSNVLQLVKGFQGFSGSFFDLAEAPTIEEGTTLTLKVWAPVTGVFRIKLENSAGEFVEVDADVSVGEEWTELSFDLSAGVGLSLDRLVLFPSWEVPSTGTFYVDDVDVQ, from the coding sequence ATGAAACATCTATTTGGAAAATTTATGATGATTGCAGCAATATTCGTATTGATGAGCTGCGATGAAGAAGAAGAGCCAACATTGGTAGATCCCCCAACTGAAGCTGATGCTGCTTTTACCTTTCAGGCCACTGCTGAAAGCGATAATATTCTAGAGTTTACAGCTTCGGTTGATGGTTTTAATCGATACGTTTGGGATTTAGGAAATGGAGAGAGCGCTGATGAATCAGCAACTGTTACAGGTACTTACTCAAATGCTGGAAGCTATGAGGTGACTTTGACAGTTTTCAATGACGGAGGAAGTGCATCGAATACTCAAGAGATTGAAATTGCTGAAACAGACCCAACATTGCTTGATAATGCACTTTACAATCTTCTAACTGGAGGTGTCGATGGTGGTGGTTCAAAGACTTGGGCAGTAGACTCCGCATCTGCTGGTCATTTTGGTGTTGGACCTAGTCCTGAAAATGGAGACTATGATGGTGATTATCCTAAATACTACGCTGCAGGTGTGAATGAAAAAGTTGGAGCAGGTATGTATAATGATAGATATACATTCATTTTAGCAGATTTTGGATTTGACATGGCCACCCAAGGAGATATTTATCTGAATGCTCAGCAAGAAGAACAATTTCCTGACGCTTACGATCCTGGTGTTGGTGATTTAACTGCTCCATTTACCCCTGCAGAAAACTTAAATTGGAACTTAAGCTTTCCTGCTGAAGGTGAAGAAGGTGATACCACACTAAGTATAAATGAAGATGGATTTATTGGCTACTATACTGGAGTTCAAACTTACAAAGTAGTGAGTATTTCTGAGAATGAATTATTTCTTCAATTTGAAGACGCAGCCAATGCTGATCTTGTTTGGTATTTAAGATTGGTGCCAGAAGGATTTGACAGTAATCCTGGTGGCTCAGTAAAAGCAACGCTACCGATTGGGTTTGAGACTCAAACTCCTGATTTGTCATCTTTTGAAGGAAATGAGGCATCAATAGTTGAAAATCCTGACCAATCGGGAATCAACACTAGTTCTAACGTATTACAATTAGTGAAAGGATTTCAAGGGTTCTCTGGTTCATTTTTTGACTTGGCAGAGGCTCCTACCATTGAAGAGGGCACTACTTTAACGCTAAAAGTTTGGGCTCCTGTTACTGGAGTGTTCAGAATCAAGCTGGAAAATTCAGCTGGTGAATTTGTTGAAGTAGATGCTGATGTTAGTGTTGGAGAAGAATGGACTGAGCTAAGTTTCGACTTATCAGCTGGAGTAGGACTTTCGTTAGACAGATTAGTGCTATTCCCAAGCTGGGAGGTTCCAAGCACTGGTACTTTCTATGTTGATGATGTTGATGTACAATAA
- a CDS encoding glycoside hydrolase family 16 protein, whose protein sequence is MGVLASCEDAPIDDVVKLPENLAIEIVKSESNPRVVSVNASADLVNFYRFYFGENPDDFKESTSGTAQYTYEQSGQYEITVQAHATSDDFISETGDIEIQDVNPEDEEDPEDPFEPSFEGYESPLEYEGYELVWQDEFEAEQLSDDYTFEIGTGSNGWGNNESQYYREENTRLDEGYLVIQAKEENFQGREYTSSRIITEGKKEFKYGRFDIRARMPYGQGIWPAIWMLGSNFRQVGWPFCGEIDIMEMIGGQGRERTVHGTVHWQSNQGYANFGHSRNLSEGTLADKFHVFSIIWDENSIQWLIDDQPYGSIDTTPSHLDEFREEFFFIFNVAVGGNWPQYPDETTTFPQEMWIDYVRVFQQPE, encoded by the coding sequence ATGGGTGTCCTCGCTTCTTGCGAGGATGCTCCTATTGATGATGTAGTGAAATTACCTGAAAATCTTGCAATTGAGATTGTTAAATCAGAAAGTAATCCTAGGGTGGTATCAGTCAACGCCTCAGCCGATTTGGTCAATTTTTATAGATTTTATTTTGGAGAAAACCCAGATGATTTTAAAGAATCTACAAGCGGTACAGCCCAATATACTTATGAACAATCAGGTCAGTATGAAATCACTGTTCAAGCACACGCAACCAGCGATGATTTTATCAGTGAGACGGGTGACATTGAAATTCAGGATGTTAATCCAGAAGATGAAGAAGATCCAGAAGACCCATTCGAGCCTTCCTTTGAAGGTTATGAAAGCCCTTTGGAATACGAAGGCTATGAATTAGTGTGGCAAGATGAATTCGAAGCTGAACAACTTTCAGATGATTATACTTTTGAAATTGGCACTGGGAGTAATGGCTGGGGAAATAATGAATCGCAGTATTATAGAGAAGAGAATACACGCCTAGATGAGGGCTATCTAGTGATTCAAGCCAAAGAAGAGAATTTTCAAGGCAGGGAATACACATCTTCTAGAATTATAACAGAAGGCAAAAAAGAATTTAAATATGGTAGGTTTGACATAAGAGCCAGAATGCCATATGGACAAGGAATATGGCCAGCAATATGGATGCTTGGATCAAATTTCAGACAGGTTGGCTGGCCATTTTGTGGTGAAATTGATATAATGGAGATGATCGGTGGTCAAGGTAGGGAACGAACTGTCCATGGAACTGTTCATTGGCAAAGTAATCAAGGCTATGCAAACTTTGGACATAGTAGAAATCTTTCAGAGGGCACATTGGCAGATAAATTTCATGTCTTTTCAATAATATGGGATGAAAATTCAATTCAATGGCTTATTGATGATCAGCCTTATGGAAGCATTGACACGACCCCATCTCATTTGGACGAATTTAGGGAGGAGTTTTTCTTTATTTTCAATGTTGCTGTTGGCGGTAACTGGCCACAGTATCCCGATGAAACCACTACCTTTCCACAGGAAATGTGGATTGATTACGTAAGAGTTTTTCAACAACCGGAATAA
- the msrB gene encoding peptide-methionine (R)-S-oxide reductase MsrB: MKRIKIGKSVSVVAILLALSFQSCAQQNNSSENKKSLKSHTFEVQKTEAEWKEILSPLEYKVLREEGTERAFTGIYNDFKKEGIFICNGCKTELFSSETKYESGTGWPSFYKPLNDQNVLEVVDRSLGMVRTEVVCASCGGHLGHVFEDGPKPTGLRYCLNSASLDFKEK, translated from the coding sequence ATGAAAAGAATTAAAATAGGGAAATCGGTAAGTGTGGTAGCTATTCTTTTAGCATTAAGTTTTCAATCATGTGCACAACAAAACAATAGTTCAGAAAACAAAAAAAGTTTAAAGTCGCACACTTTTGAGGTGCAAAAAACTGAAGCAGAATGGAAAGAAATTTTAAGTCCGCTAGAATATAAGGTTTTACGAGAAGAAGGAACTGAAAGAGCCTTTACAGGAATATATAACGATTTTAAAAAAGAAGGTATATTTATTTGTAATGGTTGCAAGACTGAACTCTTTAGCTCAGAAACAAAATACGAAAGTGGGACGGGCTGGCCAAGTTTTTATAAGCCCTTAAATGATCAAAACGTTCTGGAAGTCGTAGATCGTTCTTTAGGAATGGTTCGAACAGAAGTTGTTTGTGCTAGCTGTGGAGGTCACTTGGGACATGTTTTTGAAGATGGACCAAAGCCGACTGGATTAAGATATTGCTTAAATTCTGCTTCTTTAGACTTTAAAGAAAAGTAA
- a CDS encoding flavin reductase family protein, translating to MLHIDTDSISKMQSRYQANFFNTVSGFKSANLIGTANQNGHTNLAIFNSVIHLGAKPPLLGFILRPTTVDRHTYENIKKTGYYTFNHVHESFIEKAHQTSAKYDRKTSEFEACGFEEEYFDRFHAPYVKESHIKLGLKFKEEHLITANDTILIIGKVLHAYLDEKLIAEDGSVDISSAGTVTISGLYEYLRTTKLKKFEYAKP from the coding sequence ATGCTACACATAGATACAGACTCCATCTCTAAGATGCAAAGTCGATACCAAGCTAATTTCTTTAACACAGTGTCAGGATTTAAGAGTGCCAATTTGATTGGAACTGCTAATCAAAATGGCCATACGAACTTGGCAATCTTCAATTCAGTTATCCATTTGGGTGCTAAACCTCCACTTCTGGGTTTCATTTTGCGACCAACAACTGTTGACAGACACACCTATGAAAACATAAAGAAAACAGGTTATTATACTTTTAATCATGTTCACGAAAGCTTTATTGAAAAAGCTCATCAAACTTCCGCCAAATATGATCGAAAGACATCGGAATTTGAAGCTTGTGGATTTGAAGAGGAGTATTTTGACAGATTTCATGCACCCTATGTTAAAGAATCTCATATCAAATTAGGACTAAAATTTAAAGAGGAGCATTTAATCACAGCAAATGATACCATTTTGATAATAGGAAAAGTGCTGCATGCTTATTTGGATGAAAAATTGATTGCAGAAGATGGCTCGGTTGATATTAGTTCTGCAGGAACCGTGACTATTTCGGGTTTATATGAATATCTAAGAACAACAAAGCTGAAAAAATTTGAATACGCTAAACCATAA